One segment of Arthrobacter sp. MMS18-M83 DNA contains the following:
- a CDS encoding SCO6880 family protein, giving the protein MSENSRTLEAVKFPRYERRGLFMGLKWYQLLLLACGVLVASVASAANGAVGLFASGPMWLALMLLGLLQYSRIPYPVWACHAVLFFHRSLVRQTRFLVRPEKAVLAGRLALPGGLGNLELRRTSTGECIIVDPRGREAIAVLRCSTRSFALLDTDDKAWAVQAWSRVQAGMAQRSTVARIAVQDYTVPYPSQALRDFYEHAVPHRIGDTGELSWGERSYEDLISAAGSAMSHDLLLTLVVDTAKARRRIKESGGGLVGVERVLRLEVEAITTALGTHSVKVEEWLPEDGILDVLRGAFDPAAVAVHRPAPATEPERHSDTASTQPSGPMAVEEHWTYVHTDSGFHQTFWIAEWPRQKVFPGFLHPLIYVGDFRHTVTEVIRAVPTTEALRDIRSAQEAHETRRRINTRFDRPLTREQRAEEEEVAQREEEIVAGHGDVRPAAYVTITAATLEDLARHRQELESAAAGAFVELRLLAGQQWAAFVAGALPFGRGLR; this is encoded by the coding sequence GTGTCTGAGAATTCGCGAACCCTCGAGGCCGTCAAGTTTCCTCGTTACGAACGTCGCGGCCTGTTCATGGGCTTGAAGTGGTATCAGTTGCTCCTGCTGGCGTGTGGCGTCCTCGTGGCAAGTGTGGCCTCGGCCGCTAACGGAGCGGTCGGGCTATTCGCGTCGGGGCCGATGTGGCTCGCCCTGATGTTGCTCGGATTGCTGCAGTACTCGCGGATTCCCTACCCCGTATGGGCATGCCATGCTGTCCTGTTCTTCCATCGATCGCTGGTTAGGCAGACCCGGTTTCTCGTACGGCCGGAGAAGGCGGTCCTGGCAGGCCGTCTGGCACTGCCCGGCGGATTGGGAAACCTCGAATTGCGGAGGACGTCGACCGGTGAGTGCATCATCGTGGACCCCCGCGGCAGGGAGGCCATCGCGGTGCTGCGGTGCAGCACAAGGTCTTTTGCGCTTCTGGATACCGACGACAAGGCCTGGGCTGTGCAGGCCTGGTCACGTGTTCAGGCAGGTATGGCCCAGCGCAGCACTGTGGCGAGAATTGCCGTTCAGGACTACACGGTTCCGTATCCGTCGCAGGCGTTGCGTGACTTCTACGAACACGCCGTACCGCATCGGATCGGAGACACAGGAGAACTGAGCTGGGGCGAGCGTTCGTATGAGGATCTGATTTCTGCAGCTGGGTCGGCGATGAGCCACGATCTGCTTTTGACTCTTGTTGTGGACACGGCCAAGGCCCGACGGCGGATCAAAGAGTCGGGCGGGGGTCTGGTGGGCGTTGAACGTGTGCTCCGGCTGGAGGTGGAGGCGATAACCACGGCTCTGGGAACCCACAGCGTCAAGGTCGAGGAGTGGCTCCCCGAGGACGGGATTCTTGACGTCCTCCGCGGCGCCTTCGACCCGGCCGCCGTCGCCGTTCACCGGCCGGCACCAGCCACCGAACCCGAGCGCCACAGCGATACGGCGTCCACGCAGCCGTCAGGCCCTATGGCCGTCGAGGAGCACTGGACCTATGTGCACACCGACTCCGGTTTTCATCAAACGTTCTGGATCGCTGAGTGGCCGCGGCAGAAGGTCTTTCCGGGCTTTCTGCATCCGCTGATCTACGTGGGAGATTTCCGCCATACGGTGACTGAAGTGATCCGAGCAGTGCCCACAACTGAGGCGCTGCGGGATATCCGTTCTGCCCAGGAAGCCCATGAAACCCGGCGTCGAATCAACACAAGGTTCGACAGGCCCCTCACGCGTGAGCAAAGGGCAGAAGAAGAGGAAGTCGCCCAGCGGGAGGAAGAGATCGTCGCGGGCCACGGTGACGTGCGGCCCGCTGCATACGTCACGATAACCGCAGCAACGCTCGAGGATCTGGCGAGACACAGGCAGGAGCTTGAATCGGCGGCTGCAGGGGCCTTCGTTGAATTGCGGTTGCTGGCCGGGCAGCAATGGGCGGCGTTCGTTGCCGGTGCCCTTCCGTTCGGGAGGGGGCTCCGATGA
- a CDS encoding type IV secretory system conjugative DNA transfer family protein, translated as MFTHPRAGNTSPLITAGLVTLSGFVSLSFFVQGAARLVVTWQCGTTPPSPPNPAAAVGLLTGRIEWIVRRDPGCEVSTADVWWLVGPVLVAVAALTVCGIWAWRRWTQSGSWLRQEILNRDGIARRSEILHDFGARAVRRRGKFTRPGLSDPTVQDVAWTLGRSRGITIHVSTEESMVIQGAPRSGKGLYVVINAILDAPGAVVTTSTRADNLVVTMKARATGDRPVTVFDPQGMSGLPSTLRWSPVRGCRDPDIATRRALVITADTEMKGENAAWQKRSLLVLQCLLHAAALSGEGVRAFRRWSSSPVLARDALEVLSRPGAALGWQADLMGILEDDPRNTSNSWIGVSAAVAPLSSPKVLAALDPHDESEEFDPKSFIRDRGTLYLIGTRAGAAAAGPYLSALIDDIDYAAREMAFVSPGGRLDPPLSLILDEIANLAPWPGLPIALSDGGGIGISTLVVLQSLSQARTGWSIDEAATIWDSAIIKVIFGGGSDERDLRSLAGLLGERSLTLTTRSWSSQGRQDGEQIRESPVIALDEIRRLPAGTALMLGRRTRPILLDLREWHKRKDAAELGRSKAETERALTEGHKLRQQIAEGTNDGEL; from the coding sequence ATGTTCACTCACCCACGAGCAGGAAACACGAGCCCCCTGATCACCGCCGGACTCGTCACGCTCTCCGGGTTCGTCAGTCTCTCCTTCTTCGTCCAGGGAGCAGCCCGCCTCGTCGTCACGTGGCAGTGCGGCACCACGCCGCCGTCGCCCCCAAATCCGGCGGCCGCCGTCGGACTCCTGACGGGTCGGATCGAATGGATTGTGCGCCGCGATCCCGGCTGCGAGGTCAGCACGGCCGATGTGTGGTGGCTGGTCGGACCTGTGCTCGTCGCGGTCGCCGCGCTCACGGTGTGCGGGATCTGGGCTTGGCGCAGGTGGACGCAGTCAGGGTCGTGGCTGCGGCAGGAGATCCTGAACCGCGACGGCATCGCGCGCCGCTCCGAGATCCTGCACGATTTCGGGGCCAGAGCTGTCCGTAGGCGCGGGAAGTTCACCCGTCCCGGGCTAAGCGACCCGACTGTTCAGGACGTGGCCTGGACGCTCGGCCGCTCACGCGGCATCACGATTCACGTCTCAACAGAAGAATCGATGGTGATCCAGGGGGCACCTCGTTCCGGTAAGGGACTCTACGTGGTGATCAATGCCATTCTGGATGCGCCAGGCGCCGTGGTGACGACGTCCACCCGGGCGGACAACCTCGTGGTCACGATGAAAGCCCGCGCCACGGGCGACAGGCCCGTGACCGTATTCGACCCACAGGGAATGTCAGGACTGCCATCCACGCTGCGCTGGTCTCCGGTCCGCGGCTGCCGGGATCCGGATATCGCCACACGCAGGGCCCTGGTTATCACCGCCGACACGGAGATGAAAGGCGAAAACGCTGCCTGGCAGAAACGCTCCCTATTAGTCCTGCAGTGCCTTCTCCACGCGGCGGCATTGTCCGGCGAAGGTGTCCGTGCATTTCGGCGTTGGTCCTCTAGTCCGGTGCTCGCCCGTGACGCGCTGGAAGTTCTCAGCCGCCCGGGTGCTGCACTGGGGTGGCAGGCCGACCTGATGGGAATCCTCGAAGACGATCCCAGGAATACCTCCAATTCCTGGATCGGGGTCTCGGCCGCCGTCGCGCCCTTGTCTTCGCCCAAAGTGTTGGCTGCACTAGACCCACACGACGAGTCGGAGGAATTCGATCCGAAGAGCTTCATCCGTGATCGCGGAACGCTCTATCTGATCGGCACAAGAGCAGGAGCCGCAGCGGCAGGCCCGTATCTGTCGGCGCTGATAGACGACATTGACTATGCCGCCCGGGAAATGGCGTTCGTCTCGCCGGGCGGTCGACTCGATCCACCCTTGTCTCTGATTCTCGACGAAATCGCCAATCTCGCTCCGTGGCCGGGTTTGCCTATTGCCCTTTCGGACGGCGGCGGAATCGGCATCTCAACGCTCGTGGTGTTGCAGTCGCTGTCCCAGGCCCGGACCGGGTGGTCCATCGACGAGGCCGCCACCATCTGGGATTCGGCCATCATCAAGGTGATCTTCGGCGGCGGCTCCGACGAACGGGACCTCCGCTCACTCGCCGGACTACTGGGGGAGCGGAGCCTCACACTCACCACGCGCTCATGGTCCTCCCAAGGCCGTCAGGACGGAGAACAGATCCGGGAGAGTCCCGTCATCGCCCTCGATGAGATCCGCCGGCTGCCTGCCGGCACGGCCCTCATGCTTGGCCGGCGCACCAGACCGATCCTGTTGGACCTGCGCGAATGGCACAAACGCAAGGACGCAGCCGAACTTGGACGCTCCAAGGCTGAGACCGAACGCGCACTCACCGAGGGACACAAGTTGCGACAGCAAATAGCCGAAGGAACCAACGATGGGGAACTATGA
- a CDS encoding ArdC-like ssDNA-binding domain-containing protein: MTRPATPGLTPEERIAALTDGLHSILEKAVESPSYWQVLLDASATLWRYSGGNVALLMIQMAQRGTEEPTLVAGFREWERHGRTVLKGEHALWVIAPRTARMQEFTLPDGTRQRIRVGEKPPTGAADEGKRTVITGWRAQTVFDVSQTQGTPLLVPRDVARPGVVASELFDSLAEVAHKHGFEVHVDDPQYGLTSGYTDFAKHRVQVGAWLSSEERTAVLAHELGHVLLHGPDDAVGRLYGSSADHRGLAEVEAESVAYTVLRAHGIDRGSQSASYLAGWADAVIETETGASGWDAGSRMPASRVDIAKSVLGRVTAATRGILEVTHPPGFGGKVPAVEAGPRLTEPVSYSGVGLPRPSVDGPSIAGPGL, from the coding sequence GTGACCCGGCCCGCTACGCCGGGGCTGACGCCGGAAGAACGCATCGCGGCACTTACGGATGGTCTCCACTCGATCCTGGAAAAGGCTGTTGAATCGCCGTCTTACTGGCAGGTGCTGTTGGACGCTTCGGCCACTCTCTGGCGATACTCCGGCGGCAACGTCGCTCTGCTGATGATTCAGATGGCCCAGCGCGGCACCGAGGAGCCCACCCTGGTGGCCGGGTTCAGGGAATGGGAACGCCACGGCCGCACTGTCCTCAAGGGCGAACACGCGCTGTGGGTGATCGCTCCGCGCACGGCACGTATGCAGGAGTTCACGCTTCCCGACGGGACCCGGCAGCGGATCCGGGTAGGGGAGAAGCCTCCCACGGGCGCCGCCGATGAGGGAAAAAGGACGGTCATCACAGGCTGGCGCGCGCAAACCGTCTTTGATGTCTCGCAGACTCAAGGGACTCCGCTGCTGGTGCCGCGGGACGTGGCTCGGCCCGGCGTCGTCGCCTCGGAGCTCTTTGACTCGCTGGCGGAGGTCGCACACAAGCATGGCTTCGAGGTCCACGTCGATGACCCACAGTACGGGCTGACCAGCGGTTACACGGACTTCGCCAAGCACCGAGTCCAGGTGGGTGCGTGGCTGAGTTCAGAGGAACGCACCGCGGTGCTCGCGCACGAGCTCGGACACGTCCTCCTGCACGGCCCGGACGATGCTGTCGGACGCCTTTACGGCAGCAGTGCGGACCACCGCGGGCTGGCCGAAGTCGAAGCGGAATCGGTCGCCTACACAGTTCTGCGGGCGCACGGGATTGACCGCGGATCCCAGTCGGCGTCGTACCTGGCCGGATGGGCAGACGCCGTGATCGAGACAGAGACCGGTGCATCGGGGTGGGATGCGGGCAGCAGAATGCCTGCCTCCCGTGTGGATATCGCGAAGTCCGTGCTCGGACGAGTCACGGCTGCGACAAGGGGGATCCTTGAAGTCACTCATCCACCTGGGTTCGGTGGCAAGGTCCCCGCCGTCGAAGCCGGTCCTCGCCTGACTGAGCCGGTGTCCTACTCGGGCGTTGGGCTGCCTAGGCCATCGGTAGACGGACCTTCGATCGCGGGCCCTGGACTTTGA
- a CDS encoding ATP-binding protein, with protein sequence MKRTTQNVQYLPSGGNRRERKERRRHDGAGESGPWLSALQSFGERLDDRLDGTEHGGDWGSREPNSLRGPHRLRPAPHRASTLTFAAAYPFITESGLGHEGTYIGTDVFGSGAFSYDPWILYDKGVISGPSIVVIGTVGTGKSMCGKSLVARSITLGRKAAVASDPKGEWVAVAKAVGGKVISVGPGRSARVNPLDAGPRSSALSEAQWQAVVRQRRRYLLVALVSLMRQGMSLRPVEHTALDMALMETVAQNSNPTLPMVLDHLLNPSKETIGLVGRDGGTAVSHSLRRTVSGDLEGMFDAPSTVAFDADAPMMVMDTSALIGASEQALSLAAACGATWLEAAVTNPDGGKRLVVYDEGWRMLADPYMLAKMSEQWRLARTYGIANLLIMHKVADLNEIGDSTSGHRQKALGLLTEADTRIIYRQKHDAMRLTKEALGLTEAECKHVENLPKGVGLWKIGNRSFIVANRVTTDELEVFGTDDRMI encoded by the coding sequence ATGAAGCGGACCACCCAAAATGTTCAATACCTCCCGTCGGGTGGCAACCGCCGGGAAAGGAAGGAACGACGCCGGCACGACGGAGCGGGGGAGAGCGGACCGTGGTTGTCTGCCTTGCAGAGCTTCGGAGAGAGGCTCGACGACCGGCTGGATGGTACCGAACACGGTGGGGACTGGGGAAGTAGGGAACCAAACTCTTTGCGCGGTCCGCACCGGCTGCGTCCAGCACCCCACCGCGCTTCCACGCTGACGTTTGCGGCGGCCTATCCGTTCATCACTGAATCGGGTCTGGGCCACGAGGGAACGTACATCGGCACGGACGTCTTTGGATCCGGGGCCTTTTCCTACGATCCGTGGATTCTCTATGACAAGGGCGTCATCAGCGGCCCATCGATCGTTGTCATCGGCACCGTCGGCACCGGCAAATCCATGTGCGGGAAATCCTTGGTGGCCCGCTCGATCACGCTGGGACGGAAGGCGGCCGTGGCGTCTGACCCCAAGGGCGAATGGGTTGCCGTGGCCAAGGCCGTTGGCGGCAAAGTCATTTCCGTCGGCCCCGGTCGCTCAGCCCGTGTGAACCCCCTGGACGCGGGTCCGCGTTCCAGCGCGCTGAGCGAGGCGCAGTGGCAGGCCGTCGTCCGCCAACGCCGTCGCTACCTCTTGGTGGCTTTGGTATCCCTCATGCGGCAGGGCATGTCCCTTCGCCCGGTGGAGCACACGGCGTTGGACATGGCGCTGATGGAGACGGTCGCACAGAACTCGAACCCGACGCTACCCATGGTCCTGGACCACCTGTTGAACCCTTCGAAGGAAACGATCGGGCTCGTCGGCAGGGACGGAGGCACCGCTGTCAGCCACTCGCTGAGGCGCACCGTATCAGGCGACCTGGAAGGCATGTTCGACGCACCTTCCACAGTCGCCTTCGACGCCGACGCACCCATGATGGTGATGGATACCTCCGCCCTGATCGGCGCTTCTGAGCAGGCGCTGTCACTCGCCGCAGCGTGTGGCGCGACTTGGCTGGAGGCGGCGGTCACCAATCCCGACGGCGGCAAACGGCTGGTTGTCTATGACGAGGGTTGGCGGATGCTTGCCGATCCTTACATGCTGGCCAAGATGAGTGAACAGTGGCGACTGGCCCGCACCTACGGGATCGCGAACCTGCTCATCATGCACAAGGTAGCTGACCTCAACGAGATCGGCGACAGCACCAGCGGACACCGCCAAAAAGCCCTCGGGCTCCTCACCGAGGCCGACACCCGCATCATCTACCGCCAGAAGCACGATGCCATGCGCCTGACCAAGGAAGCCCTCGGGTTGACCGAAGCCGAATGCAAACACGTGGAGAACCTTCCCAAGGGCGTAGGGCTTTGGAAAATCGGGAACCGCTCCTTCATCGTGGCCAACCGCGTCACGACCGACGAGCTGGAAGTCTTCGGCACCGACGACCGGATGATCTGA